Part of the Tamandua tetradactyla isolate mTamTet1 chromosome X, mTamTet1.pri, whole genome shotgun sequence genome, GAGATATAAAATGTCtatcaataattttcttttaattttgaggacatGAAGGAACatcaatattttcatattttaaaatacaaataaatgctGGATTTCAGTTAGGCAGTATATATTAGGAGAAGGTAATTAACATCAGTTTATTACTTGTTTTCGAGCCTAGATTTCTTGTGTATTTCAACTTTTATTCTCAAATATTgcttttggtgggggtgggggctgcatgggccagtaatcaaacccaggtctctggcatagcaagcaagcattctaccactgaccaaTCGTGCACCTTAGTGAAACCCCTGTACACCTTGGTACACAACCGGTACACTTACAGAAATATTAAGTAATAAAAGCCAAATATCTTTAAAACTAATTCAACTCTAACAAAAATCTTCATGTTCTTTAACAATTTCCCAGCCAATGATCTACCTTaagttttaagaaatatttgactATGAAAACTTTTCATACTCTGTGATCGATGAATGGATGGATCTTTGTAGTTTATCATAACAGACTTTTATATATTCAGTTAACAGAATTTTGGTTCTATGTATAACCAAAGAACTTGGCAAATACCTATCTGGGCCAAACTTTTGATGACTGCCTTAATTATACAACACAGAATGCAATTTAATTGATATTCTGTACAGTTATATCCAGATAGATTGGCTGGAAAAAAACTAAGTATAAgcactttttttattcttttaagcacccttccttctcttccttcctgtcTCATTCATCCACTTAATTTTAACTATAGGCTTTCtttattgttataaaatatttcaaacatccagaaatgtacaaaaaaatatataaaaaacactcATGTATCTACCACCCAGGTTTAACAGTCCTTAACATTTTGGCATGTTTGCTTCAAATCCCTCCAGAGGTAGCCATTAACTTGAAGTTGTATGTGGtgcatgttgtataattcttatTGCATAGGTATAGCTCcataaggaatatggtattgttttatatttttttctattatataaaTGATTTCATGTGTTACATAccctttttataatttattttttattagagaaactgtaggtttacagaacgtACATACTCTTTgtggtttgatttttttgttttgtttttactcagCATTGTTTTTGAGACTTCCCCATGTTGATGCATTCAGATGTAGTTCATTTAATTAGGTGCTGTATAGTACCCCATTTTGTGGCTAAACCacagtttatttttccattcttttcctgatggATGGCTAAATAGATTGTCTCTGATTGTTTAGTATTAtgaaaagtattttattgagcATCGTTACATTTGCTTTCTCATATATGTAGTTGAGTGATTCTGTAAGATGTATAACTAGTTGTATGGACTTGCTGAATCATAGGGTATACACAATTTCAATTTTGCTACATATTTTACCAAAGAATGGTCCAAGATGGCTAAATTGTTCATAAATCTGTTGTAAGATGAAGCTTTAAGTCCTCTTGCTAGGCTATTGGATTCTTAGCTCATCTGTTGTTTGAGTTTACTGTAAAGTATTtaaattctttccatttctttctaaaCAGTGGTGGATAGTgagtgatttcatttttttattggaattttGTTAATTATCATTTCACCTGATAGAAAGGCCTGGACACAAGTGGATACACTGGAAAATTATACaagcttttaaaatgtcaaatggacatatattttccaatattttaactAGGCCCCCAAAGCATTTAACTCTTACTTTACACACACTTTAAATTAATATCATGTGCTTGATTTTAATAACTATTTTAGCAAAGTTAAAAACGGATGTTTTCTTTAATGTTATTGTTAAAGCCATGAATTTCACTTAATCTTATAATCTATATTAAAAGTGTTAGGTTAacaatttttcaaagattttacATACACATTTAAAATCTAGTGATGATTaagcttttctttcccttttctttactTCATTAAACCAATGAAGTATCACAAATATGAAAAGGGCTTTGAGAATATCTGAATTCTGTAAATGCTAGAGTTTTGTTTCATACTTTTTTAGTTCTTCCTGGAATTGAGAGGCTGCTTTTTGTTTTGAATAGTTTACCTCAAGTACTTTGAGAAGTAGACTGAATTTTAACTCCAACAGATGTATCATGTAGAGAGTATCCTGGTTTAAATTCTGAAGTGCTTTCACTCCTGCTTGCTTCCCCTTGAAATCGTCTAGAAAGAAGTTGGCACATTGTTTTGCGGATGTTGCTGGACATCAGGAAGTACATGACTGGATCTAGGCAACTATTGAATGACGAGAGAACCAGCATGATCTCGTTGGTTTTGTGAATGATTTCCTTCCAGTAGCAAGTTGACATATTTAACTGTGAAGAAATGTAGATGAATCGAAAGGCATGATAGGGAACAAAGCATATGGTAAAAATGATAAGTACAATAAAGGAATTCCTGGCTATTGTGGCATATTTCCCAGAATTAGGAAATTGTGATCTCCTTTTAGAAATCCTCAGTAGGTTCTTGCCAATGTTAATATATGAAAGGATTGTTAGTAGGAAAATTAGCCAGAACATTACCACaagaatgaagttaaaaattGCTTCTCCTTTTGCGTCATGCTTATCTCTATAATGGAAACACATTTTGGAATTATGCCCTTCTTTCTTAAGTGTTAAGGTAATCATAGTTAAAAATCCACAAAGAGCAACTGCCCATACTGTACAGCAAACATAAATACTTTGTTTGGTTGTTAATGCTTTCCGTTGTTGTATAGACCGATTAATTTTTATGTAGCGATCCAAGCTGATGAATCCAAGCAAAATAATACTAATGTACATGTTCATATAAAATAGCATCCCCACAACCTTGCAAAGAATCACACCTAGTGTCCACTTGTTTTGGTTAATGTGATACATTATTCGGAAAGGGAGGCAGAAGATAAGTAGGAGGTCTGCAATGGCTACATTAAGGAGATaaatttgaatggaatttcttttgCGGTGAATACCCAGAAATACATAGAGAGCAATTATGTTCCCAACCAGTCCcacaatgaaaataatagagTAGAATGTTGTTAATACACTAGATAGTAATGTTTCATTCATGGAACAGGTGGTAATATTTGATGCTCCTGAGAAGTTTTGTGGCAATTGGTTGCTGTGATTGGTTATAAAGAATGTTCCATGGGAGGAATAAGACCAGCTGCTGATGGAAGTAGTCGTCATTTTTACCATATGACTTCTCATTGTCTTCTGTGGGGTTTAAACAGTGAGGGTGCCAATTGACATGTTCCCTTCTGTGTCGTTTTATGTCTTCAGGGATTTTTCCTATAACAGAATGCCAAAAATTGAgtcatttgctattttaaaaaacagtaactTTAACTTGAATCACAAATAATAAATGATTTATTTCCAGACATTGTGGGAAACTttagttctttccttctttggACTATTTGGATATCTACACTATGTATATAGCAGCATTTTGGTGTCACCAAACAAACAGCAAATATAGTAGGACCTTATAGAGTGTTCTGCTCTGATCTTCCCTTTAGCTGTGGTAAAGGGTTTATTTCAtttagtatatttatatattatatctcTCAGTCTGAGAGCCCATCATGAAGAGCTAGAAGATATAGGGAGAGACCAGGAGGTCTCCTCACATTCCTTTCTTAGAGTGACTTCCCTATTTCTCAATAGCAATCTCTGAGCAGGTGTAGCATAAAGGGATCAAAATTAGACCTGACTAACtccatgaccttgggcaaataactgaattttttctaagcctcaattttTTCATTTGCAAAGATGAAAAATGCACATAAAGAGCTTAAGCCCTAGCACATATCAAGTGATCATTAAaagttagcttttaaaaatacctttgaTTAATCTCAGTTTAATAAATATGTCATACCTGACTAAATACCGCTTGGTAAACAAAGATGAATATGGCAGAAACCTTACTCTTAGGGAACATTTTTGTGGGAGTGTGCATTCAAACCCAGAAATGCTAAAATGCCAGGTGGATTTGAATCACAACAATTTCCTGACTTGATATtagacatagagaaaaaaaatagaaagcactTAGCTTTCCTAAAACTCTACGTATAAATTGATCAATAAGAAACTATTCAGGTAGAGGGGTAAAATTCAGGTTTAAATTATTGTGAAGAGGGGGATCAACTCCAAAGAAGAGGAACTGGCTAGTAAAGAAGAAGTTACGTAATCCCTGGTAAGAGCCTGGGTTCAAAACAGTAGAAGGGgagagatggaggaaggaaggaaagaagactgAGTCAGTCTGTCATGTGTCTCGACTGCAGGAAGACAGATTTCACGAAGTTTGTAGAAACTTACAGGCATGTTTCTTATGATCTAAAACGATTCTAAAAGGAAAGGCAATCTAGGGAAGTATGGCAGGCTgccaaaaatgaaatcgatactATAATCTCAACTACcagcaaaggaaaaggaggcTGTAAAAGTGACTTGGGTAGTGTGACTACATAGGGATCCTTCAAGGGGCTCAGGTATAAACGTATATCTCCTGATGAAGGGGAGAGTTCAGATAGCTCAAATGACTTTAAAACCTCATTtgtaagttttttgttttcttcttgtccCTTGTTAGATTTTAAGCTCCATTAGGGCAAGAACTAAGTCTATTTTGTTTGCCTGTGCATACCAATTAGCACAGTAAATACTGTGAATGAAAGTTGGAATTTAgtagaaatttatataaaattctaagttTGGCTATCAAAAATCAACTAAACAAGTATAAGGAGGGCTTCACTTACATTAAGAAAAACACAATTAACAATTCACTGCAGTCACTGTATGAATTGTGTGATGTGgctagaaaacaaaaaccaactccATCTTAGGTTGAATTCTTAGATCTGTAGCATCTTAAATGAAAGTTATTACTACTAGTTTGGCTCTGTTCCAAGCTGGCGGAGTCTCACCTGGAATACATAGTTTCATCCTGAGCAGCATACTTAGAAAAAGCCACAGACCAAATGGGGAGAAGAGCTCACATCACATCAGAAGAGCAAGTTGAAGGAAATGGTTCCTTACCCTGGAGATGTGAATGCTTTACAAGTCCATGAAGTAAAGGATTTCACCTTGTTACATGTGTCTTCAGAAAGCAGAACAAGGACCAGTGAATAGAAATTGCACAAACAGATGTCTCCTTTTAAGGAAATGCTTTTTTAGAAGGGAACAATCTATTTGGGAGGTAGTAGGGTCTTACTGCTGGAGATTTTTGAGATTTGGGGTACTTTGTAGAAAGGAttctcagtggttctcaatcctggCTGTATATGAGAATCCTCTTAAGGGCTTTTTAAAGATACCAATGCCTGCCTTCATCCCCAGATACTCTGATTTCATTGGTTTGGAATGGGCTGCAGGCAATGGTTTTCTTTAAAAGCTCCtcagggggtgggccacagtggctcagcaggtaagaatgcttgcctgccatgcccgaggacccgggtttgattcccggtgcttgtccatgtaaaaaaagCTCCTCAGGGAGCAGACAAAGTTGAACGCTTGAGCTAGATGGCCAAACcattaactaatatttatttagtacttgCTGTCTACCAGATACTGTGTTAAGcacatttatattatttcatttacataatcCTTCCAATAAATGTGTGAAGTATAGGTATCACAGAAGAAGTTATATATAACCCCTATCCAGGGCCACACAGCTCTTAAATGGCAGTGCCCAATTTGGGACTAAGATATGTCTTGACTTTTAGAGCCCAGGATCCTTTTCACCAAACCTCATTCCTTACCCAATATGATCAGCATTTTCTTTATGAATGTTGGGTCATGTCAAAAGCATGACTGACTTAATATTATCCACATCAGCAATTTTAAGAAAAGATAATGCCATCTAGTTTTACTTTTAtggaaaaggtgttttttttttgttttaatttggcaTGCCCATTATAGTATCTAAGTTCAAAGTTTAAAGAATCACAAATCATTCATCAGAATGTTCGTCACACCCTTTAGAGCTTATCTCTTCAAACTTCCTTCTGTTCCTGTTAGCCATTATCAAGATGTCTCTAGAAAAGAGATATGCTCTTTTCTCAGCCCTAATctacaagcaaaataaacaaataatagttgGACAAGATACCAACAGTAaacatttcttattttgctttattctcaaatttaagagaataaaagaagcaatgtatttgtttaaataaaatagtaGCCATCATTTAGAACCACGTATTAGATGTCTAGTGTACAATTATTTATTAGCAGATTAGACCCTATTCTAATATTAATATCAGATTTTCTGTCTCCTTTAAGGTTGGTTGGCACATTATAATGTGCCAATTGCTTACTATACTTAAGGCCATTTATTGACGCTTGATGGATTTAGATTTGCCTGTGAGGACAAAAAACAAACCCCTGTGTTCACATAGTGGACTAATTTCCCTATTGACATGACTGGTGACCCATATGTTATATTAAAGTGGCTGCAATGGTTTTCTGATAGTACATGGTAAGTGTTTTTGTAATGTTGTTCCTTGGCAAATTGTGAACTTCATAACCCTATGTTAgtgcccactgccaccaccaccttaCCCCTGCCAATTTTATCTGGCTCGTGGAGAGCTACTTCACTAAAGGGCAGGACCCAACAGATTTCACTATCACACCAGGTGAGCAGTAggggtttttttggcatgggcaggctccaggaatcgaacccaggtctccaggatggcaggcgaggactctgccattgagccaccattgcccacccagcagtaactttttaaatgcagttttgtgtgtttgtgaaaacatCAGTTTCCATGTTAAAATACATACCTATTTGGGGAAGGGTAGCAACCTTTCACTGTTTTTTAATTTGACTTGATAGTCACTGAATCATGCAGGCCATGCTTCTAAAACTGCATTAATTGCTGCATAACagaatgaaaattgaaaatatattactTTGGAAAGAATGCTGTTAGCAATATATTAGGTTTTTCTATAAGCTTACTTGTgttaaaaagcaattttaaaattttagttagtGGGATTAACTAAAGGgtatttagttttttctttccGGTAATATTCAccttatttatttctgaaataccAAATTTAAACTTCAATTGGTAATTATACACAATGTAATAAGGAAATACTataactgaaaagagaaagaccACATAGCTTAATGAAGTTAGCAGGTTATAGATAATTTATAATACactagaaataaaatgtattgcaTATGAAAATAACTTTAATTGATGCAAGTAGGTCTGCATGGCAATATACAAAATATAGTATAAGCACTGTGATTATATTTTCAATATGAGCTTAAGTACCTCAAATGTCCTAAAGTtcttaaagtaaataaaatcatatagcCACATTTTCATCGAGGTAGTGGTGTCATTCAAGAATTTTACTTTAGTGATTCTAAAAGCAAAATGTTGCTGGTATTAGAGTAGTCTTATCACCATGAATCAGGTTTCACTTTTAGTGTTCAGCTAATCAAATGTTAGTTGAAATAAAGGATCATTTATTTAGTTGAGATCAAGAAATACTCACAGTTCAGGCTCTCCTGAAGTAAAAGGAGCTGAGCCCCCAAGTTTCCCTTGCACAGAAACTTGTATTGGTTGTGTCAGCTGGGCTCCTCCATCCGGTCGTGGTGCAATTGGTTGGGgttttcttctcctttatatTTGCGTGTGgtggtaaattttttttctttcttttttcaatatgaCAAACCTCAGGcaccttttgaaaatattaaaaagtcccACCACcatgcaatagcattatgtttaAACTCAATCAACACTTAAGTTTAGGAAATTATATATAATGAATAATTACCTTACAACTTAGCAATTGTGAAAAGTTTCCCTCACCCCCccaaagataaagaatttttttataagTCATAAGCAGAAATacaccttttcatttttcttaagaaatggTACATAAAAGGATATATGGACTTTTataaagcacaagcactgaatttctatttctatttggaTAGTTTTAGAAATTAAGTTGTTTGCATAAAATGACATTTCTGTAGTGAATTATACTAACATGAGTAgtgagattattttaaaattatttttaagttgttttattttatctcttcattATTTAAGTATATTTTCATCTATTCCTTCAAGACCTTGGGTTTATTTTCTAAAACAGTTTTACACTTTTAGGACTAGATGAGATTTGTTATGATATTCTCCCCTTTTCATCACTACAATAAACATTCtcaagtaaattaaaatatttcctataatTTAATGAAGATAATGAAGGGATTCTGCAGTTTGTTTTGGTCCAATTCTAATACTTAACCACTATCTGTTCATCTGTGTAACTGCTGGCCCTGCAGTTTAGtatcatttcccttttttttcattttcatttgagatGAAGAACCAGTTAGTTTTTATCTTCCCCATAATTGTTAACCTACAACTGTGTTTACCCTAAATACTATTTAACTCATTGGACCTTATCTAGCATTCCAATTATTTCTAGATATACTCTtctaagctttttattttatatatatatatgacacaaaggacagaatattttttaattgctagaataaaaatattcttcagttGTTGCTCCACCTAGAACTTCTGAGAAAGAAGGTGACTGCTGTATTGACCTGGCAgcattatttttatgattaaataAGTGTTTGCCTATTAGCCTTCTAATTCATAAACTTCATTATaaatactcttctttttctatattatGCTAGTTGTTTTTTCAAAGCTTAGCCATCCTAATTCTGTTCCTTGGTAGCCCTATTGTAACtatgtttattctgttttctccTCAGTGTGAATCAGCAAAGCTACCACCAGATTTGAATATGATCAGCCCATATAATCTTCTTCCAGTTCTTCCTTTATTTGCACTTGTTCCTTTTCAGTCTAAACTTTctagtttctttctctgtattcttaGCTCattgttatatattattttcttccccCACCACTTTCTTTGTTGATATCTTaagcttttttatttatataatgctagaagtagaaaagaagaaataaagatatatgtttatttggtgttgtCTATCAATGAAATCATTATCCTCTCTTCATCTGAATCCCAAACCTGGTTCAATTCATCTTTCTACCTACTCCAGACCCGAGCCCTGCCAGCTGAAGTGATGACTGCTTTGTACAAATGTACAGTCACGTTGATTGGTCTTGCCTCAAACTCATGACCACAAACCTCAAATGAGCCCCTATGCTACCAGCAGCCCTACTATATTTCCTTAGTCCAGTGGTCTCAAACCATGTCTCCCAGACCAGCAGCACCAAGAACACTcaagaacttgttagaaatgcacattcttgACTTCATCCCAGACCTGTGAACCAAAAATTCTGGGAGTgggacccagcaatctgtgtgattgtgatattaaaatttgagaaccactgccttagTTGATTCTTTTTCAGACCTTTGCTCTTCTGAATCTACAGCAAACCCCTTTCCTTACTCATTCCAAGCTGATGATCACTTTTTAGTTCACTGAAAAATAGAAGCACTTAGAAGAGAACTTCTTGATCTTCCTACCTCTCATCTACCTGTGTCTACAGGAGCCCCTGTACCTTGCTTTCTCGGCTGCCACCTAAGGCTAACTCCTCTACTTGTatattactgttttagtttcctaggctgctttgATGCAGATAACCacgaaatgggttggctttaaacacTGGCAATTTATTAGCtaacaagcttacagttttgaggccatgaaaatgtccgaatcaaggtgatgctttcttcccgagGACCTGCTACTggcgatccttggctcctctggcacctggtgtctcctggtctctgcatctcccttctctcctcagTTTCATTgcattcagcttcttgcttctgtgactttttctctctgtgtattCATCTTGTTTATAAAGgtcttcagtaagaggattaagatccaccctgggccacaccttaactgaagtaacctcatcaaaaggtcctacttacaataggcttatactcacaggaatgaattcgctttaagaacatgattttctggggcacatacagttGGTACAtgcagttccaaaccaccacaattaTTTTCCATCCCCTCTCCTGAAGTTTTCCCTCCCACAACAAACAAgtgtctctctttctttaaaaaacaaaaacaaaactccctGAAGATCCTCTAGGTACTGCTATGGAATCATAAAGAATATATTGTTGTGTGAAAACTTTGAATATTTGTATGTATTTCCTTACTTAAAGAAGGATAAACCAAAAGCTAATAAAAAGTCATTACCAGTAGGAACGGAGGAGGATGGGATACAAAAGTTACACCTCTCTGAATGGTaatttgttttgtagttttgacTTTGGAACCATGTAAACTTTTTATATAATTGAAACACCAAATTAAGtcaaaatcaaattaaaacaaatgaatcTCACTGTATAGTAAATTGAAAACAGAAGGAGAATTATTTTAAGTGACTTTAAAATGGAGTTGTTGTTTGATATAATTCTAGACTTACAGAAGAGTTACAAGAAAGTTTAAGGTTCCCAGATTACTCTTCACTCAGATTCCCcatatgttaaaattttactGCATTTGCTTTATCCCTCTCAGTCTCTCACTTTATCTCTTTATCCTTCTGTCTTTATCTATATATTTCCCAAAAATAAGAAATTCCTTATAATAACCATATTATAGttatcaaaataagaaaatttatattgAATAAAGACTGTTACTTAATCTATAGACCTTGTACCAATTGTCTTCATAATATCCTTTAtagcaataataaaaagaagatcATGGGTTACATTTAGTTATGTTTCTTTATTCTCCTTTAGTCCTTTTAATCTGGACAGTTCCTGGATTTTCTTTGTACTTCATGACATGCACAGTTCTGAAGATTATCGTCCAGTTACTTTCTAAAATGTCTCTCAGTTTGGGTCTGTCtaatgttttcttattgattagATCTTCCTATGTACTTTGTCAGGAATACCACACAGTATTCCTGAATTCCAGAGCATTGCTGAGCTCTTCTCAGTACATCATATCAGGAATCAAATGCTATCCATTAGTCCCATTGTTAGGGATGCTAACTTTGATAGTActgtctgccaggtttctcccCAGCAAAATTACTATTTTACCCTTCATAAGTAATAATTATCATGTGGGAAGATTATTTCAGATTATAtaaatttccaaacttttaccAGCAAGTTTTAGCATCCTTTGATAATTTTTACCTGAATCAATTATTGTGATAACTGTCATAAAACGATTTTCTAATTTCAtcatttctacatttattaatttgCTACTTAAgctttctttctcctccactgGGCATACCTAGTACTATATACCCTAAagccaaggggaaaaaaaaagaacaaagaaatcttAAACAGCATACAGTAGACTTGTCACTGGtagtcatttttaaacttttacacacacatatactctgTAGGGTAAAACAACTGAATAATTATGTTAATGTCATTAGTTACCAAGATTACTTTACAAAAGCAAAGA contains:
- the GPR34 gene encoding putative G-protein coupled receptor 34, which codes for MRSHMVKMTTTSISSWSYSSHGTFFITNHSNQLPQNFSGASNITTCSMNETLLSSVLTTFYSIIFIVGLVGNIIALYVFLGIHRKRNSIQIYLLNVAIADLLLIFCLPFRIMYHINQNKWTLGVILCKVVGMLFYMNMYISIILLGFISLDRYIKINRSIQQRKALTTKQSIYVCCTVWAVALCGFLTMITLTLKKEGHNSKMCFHYRDKHDAKGEAIFNFILVVMFWLIFLLTILSYINIGKNLLRISKRRSQFPNSGKYATIARNSFIVLIIFTICFVPYHAFRFIYISSQLNMSTCYWKEIIHKTNEIMLVLSSFNSCLDPVMYFLMSSNIRKTMCQLLSRRFQGEASRSESTSEFKPGYSLHDTSVGVKIQSTSQST